One Peribacillus simplex NBRC 15720 = DSM 1321 genomic region harbors:
- a CDS encoding LacI family DNA-binding transcriptional regulator yields the protein MAITIKDVAQLANVAPSTVSRVIANNPRISEKTKVRVRKAMSKLGYHPNFIARSLANQSTRIIGLVMPSSSNDYYQNPFFSTILQGLSEGAQENHYSLLLSTGKTEDEIYEGVVNMVQGGMVDGIILMYSRMNDHILTYLRARAFPFVIIGKPFDFIEEITYVDNDNVLAAEQATDYLIQLGHERIGFIGGDVTLVMTLDRLSGYERALKRAGIDRRREYTLHEDFLHEGGQAAAKRLLSIDEPPTALVVSDDLMALGIVHSLREMGVRTPEEMSIVSFNNVVFSELSLPALTSVDINIFDLGYQAAKGIIHMLQTGDTPAGTIIPHHFVERHSCRSIKQGAMAMTY from the coding sequence ATGGCCATCACAATAAAAGATGTGGCACAGCTAGCGAATGTTGCTCCTTCAACAGTTTCTCGAGTGATTGCAAACAATCCTCGTATAAGTGAAAAAACAAAGGTACGGGTACGTAAGGCGATGAGTAAATTAGGATACCATCCAAACTTCATTGCACGTAGTCTTGCCAATCAATCGACAAGGATCATTGGCTTGGTAATGCCTAGTTCGTCAAATGATTATTATCAAAATCCATTTTTTTCGACGATCCTCCAGGGTCTAAGTGAGGGAGCTCAGGAAAACCATTATTCCCTGTTGCTAAGCACGGGAAAAACAGAAGATGAAATCTACGAAGGAGTAGTCAATATGGTGCAGGGGGGGATGGTGGATGGAATAATCCTGATGTATTCAAGGATGAACGATCACATCCTGACCTATTTGAGAGCAAGGGCTTTTCCATTTGTGATCATTGGGAAACCCTTTGATTTTATCGAAGAGATAACATATGTTGATAATGATAATGTCTTGGCTGCCGAACAGGCAACGGATTACCTCATACAGTTAGGACATGAAAGGATTGGATTCATCGGAGGTGATGTAACCCTTGTGATGACCCTTGATCGCTTGTCGGGATATGAACGGGCATTGAAGAGGGCTGGAATCGATCGAAGGAGGGAATATACCCTGCATGAAGATTTTTTGCATGAAGGGGGACAAGCAGCTGCAAAAAGGTTACTATCCATTGATGAACCACCAACCGCATTGGTGGTCAGTGATGATCTTATGGCACTTGGAATCGTGCATTCACTTCGCGAGATGGGCGTGCGCACTCCTGAAGAAATGTCAATCGTCAGCTTCAATAACGTTGTTTTCTCTGAACTGTCATTACCAGCCCTGACTTCCGTAGATATTAACATTTTTGATTTGGGATATCAGGCCGCTAAGGGCATCATTCACATGCTGCAGACCGGAGATACTCCTGCTGGGACCATCATTCCACATCATTTCGTGGAAAGGCATTCCTGCAGATCGATCAAGCAAGGTGCAATGGCCATGACTTATTGA
- a CDS encoding glycoside hydrolase family 13 protein, producing MNKTWWKEAVCYQIYPRSFMDSNGDGVGDIKGLISKLDYLQELGIDVIWICPFYKSPNADNGYDISDYQAVSDEFGSIEDIDLLLKDVHGRGMKVILDLVLNHTSDEHPWFVESRSSRDNPKRDWYIWRDGQDGREPNNWESIFSGSAWKFDERTNQYYLHLFAEKQPDLNWKNTDVRQALYEMVNWWLDKGIDGFRIDAITHIHKREGLPDMPNPYWHQYVPAFEMHTNQDGILDYLQELKEETFSKYDIMTVGEANGVRIEQAEEWVGESNGKFNMIFQFEHLGLWNRGQNHAVDVQGLKRTMTKWQKGLKNKGWNALFFENHDQPRSVSTWGNDHQYWLESAKMIGALYFFMQGTPFIYQGQEIGMTNVQFDSIDDYDDVGMKNFYRIETSKGRPHDEIMNIIWHSGRDNSRTPMQWNDIENGGFTHGTPWMRVNPNYRAINVEQQKNDPLSIYHFYKKMIELRKKHQVLVYGEYELLWEDHPELYIYTRSMNDNSVMVVCNFSMNHHQIDLSYWGEMELLLANYEDCPEVSFIDLRPYETRVYRY from the coding sequence ATGAATAAGACCTGGTGGAAAGAAGCGGTTTGCTATCAAATATACCCGCGCAGTTTCATGGATAGTAATGGTGATGGAGTCGGAGATATAAAGGGTTTGATTTCAAAGCTTGACTATCTGCAGGAATTAGGGATAGATGTTATTTGGATTTGCCCGTTTTATAAATCGCCCAATGCGGATAATGGATATGATATTAGTGATTATCAAGCAGTTTCCGATGAATTCGGATCAATCGAAGATATTGATCTGTTATTGAAAGATGTCCACGGACGTGGAATGAAGGTGATACTCGATCTTGTTTTGAATCATACAAGTGATGAGCACCCCTGGTTCGTAGAGTCACGTTCGTCCCGCGATAATCCGAAACGGGATTGGTATATATGGAGGGATGGGCAGGACGGTCGTGAGCCTAATAATTGGGAAAGCATCTTTTCCGGAAGTGCCTGGAAATTCGATGAAAGGACCAATCAATACTATTTACATTTATTTGCTGAAAAGCAGCCCGACTTAAACTGGAAAAATACTGATGTGCGACAGGCATTATATGAAATGGTCAATTGGTGGCTCGATAAGGGAATCGATGGCTTCCGGATTGATGCGATCACGCATATTCATAAGCGTGAAGGCCTTCCGGATATGCCCAATCCTTATTGGCATCAGTATGTACCTGCGTTTGAAATGCACACCAATCAGGACGGGATTCTGGATTACCTTCAGGAGTTGAAAGAAGAGACTTTCTCTAAGTATGATATCATGACGGTTGGTGAGGCCAATGGCGTCAGGATTGAGCAGGCGGAGGAATGGGTCGGGGAATCGAATGGGAAGTTCAATATGATATTTCAATTTGAACATCTTGGACTTTGGAATAGGGGACAGAATCACGCTGTTGATGTTCAGGGGTTAAAGCGCACAATGACCAAATGGCAAAAGGGGCTGAAAAACAAAGGATGGAATGCTTTGTTTTTTGAAAATCATGATCAGCCAAGAAGTGTGTCCACCTGGGGAAATGATCATCAATACTGGTTGGAAAGCGCAAAAATGATTGGGGCTCTTTACTTTTTCATGCAAGGCACACCTTTTATTTATCAAGGTCAGGAAATTGGCATGACGAATGTCCAATTTGATTCGATTGATGATTATGATGATGTAGGAATGAAAAACTTTTACCGGATAGAGACCTCCAAAGGTCGTCCGCATGATGAAATCATGAACATTATATGGCATAGCGGCCGTGATAATTCACGAACACCGATGCAATGGAATGATATTGAAAATGGCGGATTCACGCACGGCACACCTTGGATGAGGGTTAATCCGAATTATCGCGCCATTAATGTAGAACAGCAGAAAAATGATCCGTTGTCCATTTATCATTTTTATAAAAAGATGATTGAACTTCGAAAAAAACATCAGGTCCTTGTGTATGGGGAATATGAATTATTATGGGAAGATCACCCTGAACTTTATATTTATACAAGAAGTATGAATGATAATTCAGTAATGGTAGTATGTAACTTTAGTATGAATCACCACCAAATTGACCTTTCTTATTGGGGGGAAATGGAACTTTTGCTAGCTAATTATGAGGATTGTCCTGAGGTGTCCTTTATTGATTTACGTCCATATGAAACGAGGGTTTATCGTTATTAA
- a CDS encoding alpha-amylase family glycosyl hydrolase: protein MRKRVLSLALIPLLLFYAIPVGAAEKEQRTWKDEIVYSLLVDRFFDGNTQNNGDANVNDPSTFNGGDFEGVTKKLNYLKDMGYTAIILSPIFANDENGYHGDWVADFYKTDKHYGTMKEFKKLVNEAHKRDMKVIIDFQANNVGPDSTWLTDPKKQDWFHEEKKISKEGSQTDLETGWVDGLPDLNQDNEETREYLLDAAKWWITETDIDGYRINKVQYVAKDFWKEFVDAVKSEKSNFYTIGDVQGDADLISSYKKTGIDAFMAYPQNAELREAFAAPDKELKPIFNAFAKSEDELGGNAHQALFMDTQGMPRFTKDAADHNENPGTRWRMALSYLYTMPGVPIVFYGSEIALNGDIAPDNHKLMNFKTEQELVEYITKLSDLRDMYPALVKGDMELLYEKVGTSVFKRVYGDETIVVAMNNTTKTQTINLTDKELESNKELRGMLNGDLVRSKDNSYSIVIDRETTEVYTLSPKSIINIPYLLVIGLVLLIFGIFIALVIKRSKRNQPK from the coding sequence ATGAGAAAAAGAGTGTTATCACTCGCTTTAATTCCGTTGCTTCTTTTTTACGCCATTCCAGTAGGAGCAGCTGAAAAAGAACAACGAACATGGAAGGATGAAATCGTATATTCATTATTGGTCGACAGATTTTTCGATGGGAATACTCAAAATAATGGAGATGCGAACGTGAATGACCCTTCCACGTTTAATGGTGGGGATTTCGAAGGTGTCACGAAGAAGCTGAATTATTTAAAAGATATGGGTTATACCGCTATCATCCTTTCACCGATTTTCGCTAATGATGAAAATGGCTATCATGGCGATTGGGTGGCCGATTTTTATAAAACGGATAAACACTATGGGACAATGAAAGAGTTTAAAAAACTCGTGAATGAGGCACATAAACGCGATATGAAAGTGATCATTGATTTCCAAGCAAATAATGTGGGTCCTGACTCCACCTGGCTGACCGATCCAAAAAAACAAGATTGGTTCCATGAAGAAAAAAAGATTTCCAAGGAAGGTAGCCAAACGGATTTGGAAACAGGCTGGGTCGATGGTCTTCCCGATTTGAATCAAGATAATGAGGAAACAAGGGAATATTTGCTTGATGCTGCTAAATGGTGGATAACGGAAACCGATATTGATGGATACCGTATAAATAAAGTCCAATACGTAGCAAAAGATTTTTGGAAGGAATTTGTGGATGCAGTCAAATCTGAAAAATCAAATTTCTATACAATCGGCGATGTACAAGGTGATGCCGATTTGATTTCAAGCTACAAGAAGACGGGTATCGATGCTTTTATGGCTTATCCGCAAAATGCTGAGCTACGGGAAGCATTTGCTGCACCCGATAAAGAATTGAAACCTATTTTTAATGCGTTTGCGAAAAGCGAAGATGAACTAGGGGGCAATGCCCATCAGGCATTGTTCATGGATACTCAGGGAATGCCCCGTTTTACAAAGGATGCAGCCGATCATAACGAAAACCCAGGTACCAGATGGAGAATGGCGCTGTCGTATCTATATACGATGCCAGGGGTGCCAATCGTATTTTATGGATCGGAAATTGCCTTAAATGGTGATATTGCCCCGGATAATCATAAGTTGATGAATTTTAAGACAGAACAGGAATTGGTGGAATATATAACAAAGCTTTCTGATCTCAGAGACATGTACCCGGCATTGGTAAAAGGGGATATGGAGCTTTTATATGAAAAAGTTGGAACTTCGGTATTCAAGCGTGTTTATGGTGATGAAACGATTGTCGTCGCCATGAACAATACGACTAAAACTCAAACGATAAACCTTACTGATAAGGAACTTGAAAGTAATAAAGAGTTGAGAGGTATGCTGAATGGGGATCTGGTCCGCAGTAAGGACAACAGTTACTCTATCGTAATCGATAGGGAGACGACAGAAGTTTACACGCTGTCACCTAAGTCGATTATTAATATTCCTTACCTGTTAGTTATAGGATTAGTTCTTCTTATTTTTGGTATATTCATTGCTTTGGTTATTAAGCGTTCAAAACGGAACCAACCAAAATAA
- a CDS encoding extracellular solute-binding protein — translation MKKLIFHLFMSIFLIVSVSACGSSSDLENKVVKENKKKEEATNEAKPEKLIIWEEKGKAEALKPVIEAFEKEYGIKVELEELEIDTEMYERLRRDGPIGNGKAPDVVTFSHEKVGQIVKEGLIQEVKVNDEVLNAFIEPSIRGEMYQDKVFGLPKSVTTSVFIYNKKLMAKAPETMNDLYKMAKKLRKGNVHGYYAKWNDFHDSFGVMAGMGGYIFKDKNGKLDPSNIGLNNKGAIKGAAYIQKWYRAGLIPKGDKAAIEKLFIQGKLASFMSDGNAFTERKDTGVAPMPELPNGQPMKTLMKIKGWHVTAFTKHPYWSTKLIEYLTNDDNAMQRYDLTGEIPPNRSIKHNAAINENERAQALSIQLQYAEPVPNIPEMNKVWGPMNSAMDEITTQKAKPKRALDKAVKTIKKER, via the coding sequence GTGAAGAAGCTGATTTTTCATTTGTTCATGTCCATATTTTTGATCGTTAGTGTAAGTGCTTGCGGATCCAGTTCAGATTTGGAAAATAAAGTAGTGAAAGAAAATAAGAAAAAAGAAGAAGCCACCAATGAAGCGAAGCCGGAAAAATTGATCATTTGGGAGGAAAAAGGTAAAGCGGAGGCCCTAAAGCCGGTGATTGAAGCTTTTGAAAAAGAATATGGAATCAAAGTTGAGCTTGAAGAGCTAGAAATAGATACCGAAATGTATGAGCGGCTTCGTCGTGATGGGCCAATTGGAAATGGAAAGGCCCCGGATGTCGTAACTTTTTCTCATGAAAAAGTCGGGCAAATCGTGAAGGAAGGCCTAATTCAGGAAGTGAAGGTGAATGATGAAGTATTAAATGCCTTCATTGAACCTTCAATTAGGGGAGAAATGTATCAAGACAAGGTATTTGGATTGCCAAAATCCGTGACCACTTCCGTTTTCATTTATAATAAAAAATTGATGGCTAAGGCTCCTGAGACGATGAATGACCTATATAAAATGGCTAAGAAATTAAGAAAAGGTAACGTGCATGGTTACTATGCGAAGTGGAATGATTTCCATGATTCGTTTGGGGTAATGGCTGGAATGGGAGGTTATATATTTAAAGATAAGAATGGAAAACTAGACCCTTCTAACATTGGTTTGAATAATAAGGGTGCTATAAAAGGGGCTGCATACATCCAAAAATGGTATAGGGCGGGTTTGATTCCTAAAGGCGACAAGGCAGCGATCGAGAAGTTGTTTATACAAGGGAAATTGGCTTCTTTCATGAGTGACGGGAACGCATTTACCGAGCGAAAGGATACAGGTGTTGCCCCCATGCCCGAATTGCCCAATGGACAGCCAATGAAAACGTTAATGAAAATCAAAGGCTGGCATGTAACAGCATTCACAAAACATCCTTATTGGTCTACGAAGTTAATTGAATATTTGACAAATGATGATAATGCAATGCAGCGTTATGATTTAACAGGGGAAATCCCTCCTAATAGATCAATCAAACACAATGCCGCAATCAATGAAAATGAAAGGGCACAAGCCTTAAGCATACAATTACAATACGCTGAACCAGTGCCGAATATTCCGGAGATGAATAAGGTATGGGGACCGATGAATTCAGCCATGGATGAAATAACCACTCAAAAAGCTAAACCAAAAAGGGCCTTGGATAAAGCGGTTAAGACGATAAAAAAAGAACGTTAA
- a CDS encoding glycoside hydrolase family 13 protein produces MEFSSIHHRPNDNYSYPVNTETLHIRLRTKKQDISSVGLIFGDPYISDNGQWQYEELPMSLSGSDNRYDYWHIYVKPPYRRIRYGFKVSSEDESAIYTEKGFFKEPPRDPGSYFAIPYLHQNEVFGAPEWVKDTTWYQIFPERFANGNPDNDPEGVKPWGSEDPAVDNFFGGDFEGIIEHLDYLENLGINGIYFTPIFHAYSNHKYDTIDYRSIDPQFGTKETLKTLITECHKRNIRVMLDAVFNHSGYYFPPFQDLLEKGEKSKYKDWFHPHSFPLKGGERPNYETFGFFESMPKLNTANPEVKEYLLEVSAYWIKEFDIDAWRLDVANEVDQPFWREFRTTVKNIKPDLYILGEIWHDSMPWLRGDQFDAVMNYPFTNQVFRLVASQTINAREFTEEMTAIYHSYPTNVFDVTFNLLGSHDTPRIFTDCGEDLARAKLIHAILLTFNGSPCIYYGDEIGLTGGMDPGCRKCMVWEEEKQNTELFNEIKALILLRKEERLLANDGKFKFLDTAGNENIVAYQKYDGKRSVVILINPTDVEQSFTLPFDLKGRTLTDLRTKETTQEGKFELGGYQYKILAFNH; encoded by the coding sequence ATGGAATTTTCATCCATACACCATAGACCTAATGACAATTACAGCTATCCCGTCAACACTGAAACCCTACATATCCGCCTACGTACGAAAAAACAAGATATCTCCTCAGTTGGATTGATTTTTGGGGATCCATACATTTCAGATAATGGTCAATGGCAGTACGAAGAACTTCCAATGAGTTTGTCAGGCAGCGATAACCGTTATGATTATTGGCATATTTATGTGAAGCCTCCCTACCGAAGAATTCGATATGGGTTCAAGGTATCCTCAGAAGATGAAAGTGCCATTTATACGGAAAAGGGCTTCTTTAAAGAACCACCCCGAGATCCAGGGAGCTATTTCGCGATTCCCTATCTACATCAAAATGAAGTTTTCGGGGCACCGGAATGGGTAAAAGATACAACCTGGTACCAAATTTTCCCTGAACGATTCGCGAACGGAAACCCCGACAACGATCCGGAAGGTGTGAAACCTTGGGGAAGTGAAGATCCGGCCGTGGATAATTTTTTTGGCGGGGACTTCGAAGGAATCATTGAACATTTGGATTACCTAGAGAATCTCGGCATCAACGGAATTTATTTCACGCCAATCTTCCATGCCTACTCCAATCATAAATACGATACGATTGATTATCGGAGTATCGATCCGCAATTCGGAACGAAGGAAACATTGAAAACACTAATAACCGAATGCCACAAACGGAATATACGGGTTATGCTGGATGCCGTTTTTAACCATAGCGGCTACTATTTCCCCCCTTTTCAGGATTTACTCGAAAAAGGAGAGAAATCGAAATATAAGGATTGGTTCCACCCGCACAGCTTCCCTCTTAAGGGAGGGGAAAGGCCCAATTATGAAACATTCGGTTTTTTTGAATCGATGCCAAAATTGAATACGGCGAATCCTGAGGTGAAAGAATATCTACTCGAAGTCTCGGCTTATTGGATCAAGGAGTTCGATATAGACGCCTGGCGGCTCGATGTGGCAAATGAGGTAGATCAGCCATTCTGGCGTGAATTTCGAACAACCGTGAAAAATATAAAGCCTGACCTTTATATTCTTGGGGAAATTTGGCATGACTCGATGCCATGGCTTCGCGGCGATCAGTTCGATGCGGTCATGAATTACCCTTTTACCAACCAAGTTTTTCGCTTGGTCGCTTCACAAACCATCAATGCACGCGAGTTCACAGAAGAAATGACAGCCATCTATCACAGTTATCCCACCAATGTTTTTGACGTGACATTCAATCTTCTTGGAAGCCATGATACACCGCGGATTTTCACGGATTGCGGGGAAGATCTAGCTCGAGCCAAGCTCATCCACGCAATCCTGCTGACATTCAATGGCAGCCCTTGTATATACTATGGAGATGAAATCGGCTTAACCGGAGGCATGGATCCAGGGTGCCGAAAATGCATGGTCTGGGAAGAAGAAAAACAAAATACCGAGCTTTTCAATGAAATTAAGGCATTGATCCTCTTGCGAAAAGAAGAACGATTACTTGCCAATGACGGAAAGTTCAAATTCCTTGATACAGCCGGAAACGAAAATATCGTGGCCTACCAAAAGTATGATGGAAAACGGTCTGTCGTGATCCTCATCAATCCGACGGATGTCGAGCAATCCTTTACCCTCCCTTTTGATTTGAAAGGACGTACACTAACGGATTTAAGAACAAAAGAAACCACTCAGGAAGGTAAATTTGAATTGGGTGGTTATCAATATAAAATTCTCGCATTCAATCATTGA
- the asnB gene encoding asparagine synthase (glutamine-hydrolyzing), with translation MCGITGWVHFQKDLRTKTKTLENMTKTLAKRGPDEENVWSEAHVAFGHKRLTVVDAEGGKQPMTKNHENARYTLCYNGELYNTEDIRKQLLLKGYSFNGHSDTEVLLTSYIEWKEKCIDLFNGIFAFAIWDEKEQKLFVGRDRMGVKPFFYAERDGGFIFGSELKAILAHPDVKTEIDREGLSEVFGVGPSRKPGSGIFHNIQELRPAHALTLSRKGLRIWRYWNVKSEEHRDTLDETAEKVRFLVEDAVTRQLVSDVPLCTFLSGGLDSSAITAIAANAYQKEGKGQLHTYSIDYEDNERYFKANDFQPNSDGYWIKKMSDSFNTVHHSSIITQEQLTDYLTEAVLVRDLPGMADVDSSLLWFCKEIKRDFVVGLSGECADEIFGGYPWFHREDDLNRAGFPWMRSTDERVSLLKTGWREKLKLEEYAQEAYLTTLAETPKLEGENGVAAKRRELFYVNLLWFMTTLLDRKDRMSMGASLEVRVPFADHRLVEYAWNIPWEMKMEGNREKGILRKALEGLLPDEVLYRKKSPYPKTHNPIYTDRVQAWLKDLLTDKNSVLHEFFDKQKLTDIVDSKGAAFKVPWFGQLMSGPQLLAHLAQTHVWFKEYDIQIID, from the coding sequence ATGTGTGGGATAACAGGCTGGGTGCATTTTCAAAAAGATTTACGGACAAAAACGAAAACACTGGAAAACATGACAAAAACGTTGGCAAAGCGGGGGCCAGACGAAGAAAATGTTTGGAGCGAAGCCCATGTTGCCTTTGGTCATAAACGGTTAACGGTTGTCGATGCGGAAGGCGGAAAACAGCCGATGACGAAAAATCACGAGAACGCCAGATATACGCTTTGTTATAATGGTGAGCTATATAACACCGAGGATATTCGTAAACAGCTATTATTAAAAGGATATTCCTTTAACGGTCATTCTGATACAGAAGTTTTGCTAACTTCTTATATAGAATGGAAAGAAAAGTGCATTGACTTGTTCAATGGGATTTTTGCGTTTGCGATTTGGGATGAAAAGGAACAAAAATTATTCGTTGGAAGAGATCGCATGGGGGTAAAACCATTCTTTTATGCAGAAAGGGACGGCGGGTTCATTTTCGGATCGGAGCTTAAGGCGATTCTGGCCCATCCGGATGTTAAAACGGAGATTGACCGCGAAGGGTTGTCTGAAGTATTTGGTGTTGGTCCATCCCGAAAGCCAGGTTCAGGCATATTTCATAATATCCAGGAATTAAGGCCTGCCCATGCGCTTACCTTATCAAGGAAAGGGCTCCGGATTTGGAGATATTGGAATGTGAAAAGCGAAGAACATCGGGATACGCTTGATGAGACGGCCGAGAAGGTTCGCTTCCTTGTCGAAGATGCAGTGACACGGCAACTTGTTTCAGATGTTCCACTTTGTACCTTCTTATCAGGAGGGCTTGACTCAAGCGCGATAACGGCCATTGCTGCAAATGCCTATCAAAAAGAAGGGAAAGGCCAGCTTCATACGTATTCCATTGATTATGAGGATAATGAGCGCTATTTTAAGGCAAATGATTTTCAGCCTAACTCTGATGGGTATTGGATTAAAAAGATGTCGGATAGTTTTAACACGGTTCACCATTCATCGATCATCACTCAAGAGCAGTTGACTGATTATTTAACAGAAGCTGTCCTTGTAAGGGACCTCCCAGGCATGGCGGATGTCGATTCTTCTTTACTTTGGTTTTGTAAGGAAATCAAGCGGGATTTTGTTGTAGGCCTGTCCGGCGAATGTGCGGACGAAATTTTTGGAGGCTATCCTTGGTTTCATCGTGAGGATGATTTGAATCGTGCTGGTTTTCCATGGATGAGATCTACGGATGAGCGGGTATCTTTATTGAAAACGGGATGGCGTGAGAAATTGAAGCTGGAGGAATATGCACAGGAAGCTTATTTGACCACCCTTGCCGAAACGCCTAAATTGGAAGGGGAAAACGGCGTAGCAGCAAAGCGGAGAGAGCTTTTCTATGTGAATTTATTATGGTTCATGACGACGCTCCTTGACCGGAAGGACCGGATGAGTATGGGTGCAAGTCTAGAGGTGCGCGTGCCATTTGCCGATCATCGCCTTGTTGAATATGCATGGAACATTCCTTGGGAAATGAAAATGGAAGGCAACCGTGAAAAGGGTATTCTAAGGAAGGCTTTGGAGGGGCTATTACCGGATGAAGTATTGTATCGTAAAAAAAGTCCATATCCAAAAACCCATAACCCTATATATACAGACCGTGTGCAGGCATGGTTAAAAGACTTACTGACGGATAAAAATTCGGTCCTGCATGAGTTTTTCGATAAACAGAAGCTAACCGATATAGTAGATTCCAAGGGTGCCGCTTTTAAAGTGCCGTGGTTCGGGCAATTGATGTCAGGTCCACAGTTGCTCGCTCACTTGGCACAAACCCATGTATGGTTCAAAGAATATGACATCCAAATAATCGATTGA
- a CDS encoding DUF2777 domain-containing protein yields the protein MSQQQRTKLMNRQTRAFTEGTVENINQQWIFFDDETDEACSIEDHVDSIIEVYRGGRWQQGVVEEEGKILLHREITFLRENEPIRIRKKLLYSFERLLEELNDDSFFQFVTTLNSLDFSIYDCIYSYNQLTFLRAVPNQSGVNFFTFDNESQICLVQHHFSYGKKDHDRFEFTLNTGKRIVIEKVNSQ from the coding sequence ATGAGTCAGCAACAACGAACCAAGTTAATGAACAGGCAAACAAGAGCTTTTACCGAAGGAACAGTGGAAAATATCAATCAACAATGGATTTTTTTCGATGATGAAACAGATGAGGCCTGCTCCATCGAAGACCACGTTGATAGCATCATTGAAGTGTACAGGGGTGGGCGCTGGCAGCAAGGAGTAGTTGAAGAAGAAGGAAAAATCCTGCTTCACCGGGAAATCACCTTCTTAAGGGAAAATGAGCCCATTCGGATACGCAAAAAACTGCTCTACTCTTTTGAACGTTTATTGGAAGAATTGAACGACGATTCCTTTTTCCAATTTGTAACGACATTGAATTCACTTGATTTTTCTATTTATGATTGTATATATAGCTATAACCAGCTCACTTTTTTAAGGGCCGTCCCTAACCAGTCCGGCGTGAATTTCTTCACCTTTGATAACGAGAGCCAAATATGTCTCGTTCAGCACCATTTTTCTTATGGGAAAAAGGATCACGATCGTTTTGAATTTACCCTGAACACGGGAAAAAGGATCGTCATTGAGAAAGTGAATTCACAATAA
- a CDS encoding YisL family protein, with translation MTHMHITAWVIGIILFFVTYSMLKGGNPKAKMLHMITRLFYLLIFLTGGMLITDFGAYAVKMIVGIIVIAAMEMVLVRTKKGKSTSAMWILFIVALIFVLYLGLSLPQGMDFF, from the coding sequence ATGACACATATGCATATTACAGCTTGGGTTATCGGAATCATTCTTTTCTTTGTCACATATTCGATGCTTAAAGGTGGAAATCCGAAAGCGAAAATGCTACATATGATAACAAGGTTGTTCTATCTATTGATTTTCCTTACTGGCGGTATGCTGATCACTGATTTTGGTGCTTACGCAGTAAAAATGATTGTTGGAATCATCGTGATTGCGGCAATGGAAATGGTGTTGGTCCGTACGAAAAAAGGAAAAAGCACAAGTGCCATGTGGATATTGTTCATCGTAGCACTTATATTCGTCCTTTATTTAGGGCTTTCACTGCCACAAGGAATGGACTTTTTTTAA